In one window of Lewinella sp. 4G2 DNA:
- a CDS encoding S41 family peptidase, which translates to MFKIFLAFLLGTTTLGAQDSLSDAYALELLRTLTDTIGYYHPAAQYPDDRAAYEEAYERAKKRLLGSTAAPGDSIGIQAFVLAAGEVQRQLRCGHLQLYPVRGKKYNKEVRRRRRYAATLTSNDKFVLTRPFFTGIDTLPRGTEILTIDGRPALELITELATFRGTNDEGYEGATIANTSRGMSSLYQSRYGRKDTLYLTYLDLVSDEPKSIAIGMALTEAELAELPEDEPEPTKKEKKAAKKERKATLHTNYIKLNKSEDSTAWILRISSFSGKAYRYVNFNKILKRKFDTISASGLDKLILDLRYNGGGDIVNARTLVRYFAEAPFAVTDEVVSTSPTANGKGFFNKAQLRIMGGVRKREDGVYHFKVAEATVKPFKDRFSGDVVAIINEGSFSATGIVANALMELDAATVIGTRTGGGRSALFGGKIRDLKIGDPDEIQFQVRAPNWRYVPLNATPGTVTPEIIVPITKQDLLDEVDPQMNAALEILNGRTVR; encoded by the coding sequence ATGTTCAAAATTTTTCTGGCCTTCCTTCTGGGAACCACTACGCTCGGGGCGCAGGACAGCCTTTCTGACGCTTACGCGCTGGAACTGCTGCGCACGCTTACTGATACGATCGGGTATTACCACCCCGCAGCTCAGTATCCCGACGACCGGGCCGCGTACGAGGAAGCTTACGAGCGTGCTAAAAAGCGGCTACTTGGCTCCACTGCTGCGCCGGGAGATAGCATTGGCATTCAGGCATTTGTCTTGGCAGCGGGTGAAGTGCAACGGCAATTGCGGTGTGGCCACCTCCAGCTGTACCCCGTGCGCGGTAAAAAGTATAATAAGGAAGTGCGTCGGCGCCGTCGGTATGCAGCCACGTTAACGAGCAACGACAAATTTGTCCTTACCCGCCCCTTTTTTACAGGAATCGACACACTACCCAGAGGCACCGAAATTCTGACTATCGATGGTCGCCCCGCCCTGGAACTGATCACCGAACTGGCCACCTTCCGTGGTACCAACGATGAAGGGTACGAAGGCGCCACCATCGCCAACACATCCCGGGGGATGAGCAGCTTGTACCAGTCGCGGTACGGACGTAAGGACACACTGTACCTGACTTACCTCGATCTGGTGTCGGACGAACCCAAATCGATCGCCATCGGAATGGCGCTCACCGAAGCGGAACTGGCCGAGCTACCGGAGGATGAACCGGAACCAACGAAAAAGGAGAAGAAAGCCGCTAAAAAGGAAAGAAAAGCGACGCTGCATACCAACTACATAAAGCTGAACAAGTCCGAGGACAGTACGGCCTGGATTCTCCGCATCAGTAGTTTCAGCGGTAAGGCTTACCGTTACGTCAATTTTAATAAAATACTGAAACGCAAATTTGACACCATCTCCGCCAGCGGGCTCGATAAACTGATTCTGGATCTCAGGTACAATGGGGGTGGCGACATTGTCAACGCCCGTACGCTGGTGCGGTACTTTGCTGAAGCGCCTTTTGCCGTGACGGATGAGGTCGTTAGCACCTCCCCCACCGCTAACGGAAAGGGGTTTTTCAACAAAGCCCAGCTCAGGATAATGGGCGGCGTCCGGAAACGGGAGGATGGCGTCTATCATTTTAAGGTGGCCGAAGCTACCGTCAAACCCTTTAAGGATCGATTCTCTGGAGACGTGGTGGCCATCATCAACGAAGGCTCTTTTTCCGCCACTGGCATCGTAGCCAACGCGCTGATGGAACTGGACGCCGCTACCGTGATCGGCACCAGAACCGGTGGCGGCCGCAGTGCGCTTTTTGGCGGGAAGATCCGCGACCTCAAGATTGGTGACCCAGACGAGATCCAATTTCAGGTGAGGGCGCCCAACTGGCGCTACGTCCCCCTCAACGCCACGCCCGGCACGGTCACGCCGGAGATCATCGTTCCCATTACCAAGCAGGATCTGCTGGATGAGGTTGATCCCCAAATGAATGCCGCGCTGGAAATCCTCAACGGGCGCACCGTGCGTTAA
- a CDS encoding bifunctional 2-polyprenyl-6-hydroxyphenol methylase/3-demethylubiquinol 3-O-methyltransferase UbiG produces MHERHRNRKQYFQEQALTTRQFVIPYVERTMPVNETTRVFEIGCGEGGNLVPFIERGCECVGVDILQTKIDLGNEYLAEFTPGGNYELLIQDIYDASAERLGKFDLIVLRDVIEHIHDQERFLSMVHRYLKPGGRIFFGFPPWRMPFGGHQQVCQNKLLSKLPWFHLLPTGAYRQVLKLGGETQKQIDDLVEIKETGISISRFSQLVQKTGFKFDQKDLWFINPNYQVKFGLAPRKLPGLLGAFPWVKDFYTTCCYALISAK; encoded by the coding sequence ATGCACGAACGCCACCGCAATCGTAAACAATACTTCCAGGAGCAGGCCCTGACAACCCGTCAGTTTGTCATCCCCTACGTGGAGCGCACGATGCCCGTGAACGAGACGACACGCGTCTTCGAAATCGGCTGTGGGGAAGGCGGCAACCTGGTCCCCTTCATCGAGCGCGGCTGCGAATGTGTCGGCGTTGACATCCTTCAGACCAAGATTGATCTAGGCAACGAATACCTCGCGGAATTCACGCCGGGAGGCAACTACGAACTCCTCATTCAGGATATCTACGATGCCAGCGCCGAACGCCTCGGTAAGTTTGACCTCATCGTGCTGCGCGACGTCATCGAGCACATTCACGATCAGGAGCGATTTCTGAGCATGGTCCACCGCTACCTTAAACCGGGCGGTCGCATCTTCTTCGGTTTCCCGCCGTGGCGGATGCCTTTTGGCGGTCACCAGCAGGTCTGTCAGAATAAGTTGCTCTCAAAATTGCCCTGGTTCCACTTGCTTCCAACCGGTGCTTACCGCCAGGTCCTCAAGCTAGGCGGTGAAACCCAGAAGCAAATTGATGACCTTGTGGAGATCAAGGAAACGGGGATCAGCATCAGCCGCTTTTCGCAATTGGTGCAAAAGACCGGTTTCAAGTTTGACCAGAAAGACCTCTGGTTCATCAACCCGAACTACCAGGTGAAATTTGGACTTGCGCCCCGCAAACTGCCCGGGCTCCTTGGTGCCTTCCCTTGGGTAAAAGACTTCTACACCACTTGCTGCTACGCGCTCATCAGTGCCAAATAA
- the groES gene encoding co-chaperone GroES: MKPINDRVVVKAAPAEEKTSGGIIIPDTAKEKPQRGEVVAVGPGKDGNAMTVSVGDTVLYGKYAGQEVTLEGKDYLIMREDDILVIV, translated from the coding sequence ATGAAGCCGATCAACGATCGAGTAGTAGTCAAAGCCGCCCCCGCAGAAGAAAAAACCAGTGGTGGTATCATCATTCCCGACACGGCCAAAGAGAAGCCCCAACGCGGTGAAGTAGTGGCCGTCGGCCCCGGTAAGGATGGCAACGCCATGACCGTTTCCGTAGGTGACACCGTCCTGTACGGTAAGTACGCCGGCCAGGAAGTAACCCTGGAAGGAAAAGACTACCTGATCATGCGCGAGGACGACATCCTCGTCATCGTCTAA
- the groL gene encoding chaperonin GroEL (60 kDa chaperone family; promotes refolding of misfolded polypeptides especially under stressful conditions; forms two stacked rings of heptamers to form a barrel-shaped 14mer; ends can be capped by GroES; misfolded proteins enter the barrel where they are refolded when GroES binds) has protein sequence MAKEISFDRSAREKLHAGVDALANAVKVTLGPKGRNVVIQKSFGAPQVTKDGVTVAKEIELEDAVANMGAQMVKEVASKTADIAGDGTTTATVLAQAMIQAGLKNVTAGANPMDLKRGIDQATKVIIENLKTQSEVVGNDFDKIQQVASISANNDNEIGGLIADAMKRVSKDGVITVEEAKGTDTYVEEVMGMQFDRGYLSPYFVTDTESMVTEYDNPYVLIHDKKISNMQDILPVLEQVIQSGRPLLIIAEDIESQALGVLVVNRLRAQLKVVAVKAPGFGDRRKAMLEDIAILTGGTVISEEKGYKLDQTTMDLLGTAEKITVDKDNTTIVNGAGSQETINGRIGQIKQQIETTTSDYDREKLQERLAKLAGGVAVLYVGAATEVEMKEKKDRVDDALHATRAAVEEGIVAGGGVALVRAISALEATKGENEDQNIGIQIVRKSLEAPLRTISDNAGVEGSVVLQNVRNGEGSYGYNARTDEYGDLKAQGVIDPTKVTRIALENAASIAGMVLTTECVINDKPEPEAGGAGGHSHGMPGGMGGMM, from the coding sequence ATGGCTAAGGAAATTAGCTTTGACAGATCCGCACGCGAGAAACTGCACGCCGGTGTGGATGCCCTCGCAAACGCAGTAAAAGTGACACTCGGCCCCAAAGGTCGCAATGTCGTTATCCAAAAATCCTTCGGTGCCCCCCAGGTAACCAAGGATGGTGTGACGGTCGCAAAAGAAATTGAGCTCGAAGACGCCGTCGCCAACATGGGCGCTCAGATGGTGAAGGAAGTAGCTTCCAAAACCGCTGACATCGCCGGTGACGGAACGACGACCGCCACCGTGCTGGCTCAGGCCATGATCCAGGCCGGTCTCAAAAACGTGACCGCAGGTGCCAACCCAATGGACCTCAAGCGCGGTATCGATCAGGCGACGAAGGTGATCATCGAAAACCTGAAGACCCAGAGCGAAGTCGTGGGTAACGATTTCGACAAGATCCAGCAGGTAGCATCCATATCCGCTAACAACGACAACGAAATTGGCGGCCTTATCGCTGACGCCATGAAGCGCGTATCTAAAGACGGTGTCATTACCGTCGAGGAAGCGAAGGGTACCGATACCTACGTTGAAGAGGTGATGGGTATGCAGTTCGACCGCGGTTACCTCAGCCCCTACTTCGTAACCGATACGGAGAGCATGGTAACGGAATACGACAACCCGTACGTACTGATCCACGACAAGAAGATCAGCAACATGCAGGACATCCTGCCCGTACTGGAGCAGGTGATCCAGAGCGGTCGCCCGCTGTTGATTATTGCCGAAGACATTGAATCTCAGGCACTCGGTGTATTGGTAGTCAACCGTCTCCGCGCCCAGTTGAAGGTCGTTGCCGTAAAGGCTCCCGGTTTCGGTGACCGCCGCAAGGCCATGCTGGAAGACATCGCCATCCTTACCGGTGGTACCGTCATCAGCGAAGAGAAAGGCTACAAGCTGGACCAGACTACGATGGACCTCCTCGGTACCGCCGAGAAGATCACCGTCGATAAGGACAATACGACCATCGTTAATGGTGCCGGTTCCCAGGAAACCATCAACGGCCGGATCGGACAGATCAAGCAGCAGATTGAAACCACTACATCTGACTACGACCGCGAGAAGCTCCAGGAACGCCTGGCCAAGCTTGCCGGTGGGGTGGCCGTCCTCTACGTAGGGGCCGCTACTGAAGTAGAAATGAAGGAGAAGAAGGACCGCGTCGACGACGCCCTCCACGCTACCCGCGCCGCCGTTGAGGAAGGCATCGTAGCCGGTGGTGGTGTCGCTCTGGTTCGTGCCATCAGTGCCCTGGAGGCAACGAAGGGTGAGAACGAAGACCAGAACATTGGTATCCAGATCGTCCGCAAGTCACTCGAGGCGCCCCTTCGTACCATCAGCGACAACGCTGGCGTAGAAGGTTCCGTAGTACTGCAGAACGTCCGCAACGGCGAAGGTTCTTACGGCTACAACGCGCGCACCGACGAGTACGGCGACCTAAAGGCCCAAGGTGTAATTGACCCCACGAAAGTGACGCGTATTGCACTGGAAAATGCAGCATCCATCGCTGGTATGGTCCTCACCACTGAGTGTGTCATCAACGACAAGCCAGAGCCCGAAGCGGGTGGCGCCGGTGGCCACAGCCACGGTATGCCCGGCGGAATGGGTGGCATGATGTAA
- a CDS encoding GbsR/MarR family transcriptional regulator — MAQIHALLLVSSDPQSSDDVMEELKISRGNVNTNMRTLVEWGLAYKKLIPGERKEYFIAEKDMSKVVKSIVIARKKRELEPMLRLLDELTGVEGRTAEADEFREVVKDLKLYSHKADSALDALVKMDSNWFFSTFLSMIK; from the coding sequence ATGGCACAGATCCATGCTTTGCTCTTGGTGTCTAGCGACCCGCAGAGTTCCGATGACGTGATGGAAGAACTGAAGATCAGCAGAGGCAACGTCAACACAAACATGCGTACCCTGGTGGAATGGGGCCTGGCCTACAAGAAGCTGATTCCCGGTGAACGCAAGGAATACTTCATTGCCGAAAAGGACATGTCCAAAGTGGTGAAGAGCATCGTGATCGCCCGCAAGAAAAGGGAACTGGAACCAATGCTCCGCTTACTCGATGAACTGACCGGCGTCGAGGGCCGCACCGCCGAAGCCGACGAATTCCGGGAAGTCGTTAAGGACCTCAAGCTTTATAGCCACAAAGCAGACTCAGCACTGGACGCACTGGTCAAAATGGACAGTAATTGGTTCTTCTCCACCTTTCTGTCTATGATCAAGTAA
- a CDS encoding succinate dehydrogenase cytochrome b subunit, whose protein sequence is MNSWIVRFLTSSIGKKIIMALTGLFLITFLAVHLAGNLQLIMAADGGQSFNEYAYFMTNNPVIKFTSYGLYAFILLHAIQGILLWLNNKKARGATGYAVKNDRVASATKSSIYMGSLGTVILIFIIVHMVQFWAQMKFTDNVGLVNYGAEYDVKDLYTLVKGAYTNIWFVIFYVVSMIMIAFHLAHGFESAFQTLGLNHPKWSPFIRVIGRAYSILVPLGFAAIPILMYIQNQQ, encoded by the coding sequence ATGAATTCTTGGATTGTCCGGTTCTTAACCTCCAGTATTGGGAAGAAGATCATCATGGCCCTCACTGGCCTTTTCTTGATCACCTTCCTGGCCGTCCACCTCGCTGGTAACCTGCAGTTGATCATGGCGGCGGATGGAGGTCAATCCTTTAATGAGTACGCGTACTTTATGACGAATAACCCCGTCATCAAATTCACGAGCTACGGCTTATACGCTTTCATTTTACTGCACGCAATTCAGGGTATTCTTCTTTGGCTTAACAACAAGAAGGCACGGGGAGCTACGGGTTATGCCGTGAAAAATGACCGGGTAGCTTCCGCCACCAAAAGCTCCATCTACATGGGTTCTTTGGGTACAGTTATCCTGATCTTCATCATTGTACACATGGTACAATTTTGGGCACAAATGAAATTCACGGATAACGTCGGGCTAGTCAACTACGGTGCTGAATATGACGTGAAAGACCTCTACACCCTGGTTAAAGGGGCATACACTAACATCTGGTTTGTCATTTTCTACGTGGTGAGCATGATCATGATTGCTTTCCACCTTGCGCACGGCTTTGAATCCGCTTTCCAAACCCTTGGGCTTAACCACCCAAAGTGGTCTCCCTTCATTCGGGTCATCGGCCGAGCTTACAGCATCCTGGTTCCGCTAGGGTTTGCGGCTATTCCGATCTTGATGTACATCCAGAACCAGCAGTAG
- a CDS encoding fumarate reductase/succinate dehydrogenase flavoprotein subunit — protein MALQSNVPPGELGSKWTKYRSSMPLVAPNNKRRIEVIVVGTGLAGGAAAATLGELGYKVKVFTFHDSPRRAHSIAAQGGINAAKNYQNDGDSVYRLFYDTIKGGDYRSRESNVHRLAEVSVNIIDQAVAQGVPFAREYGGLLANRSFGGVQVSRTFYARGQTGQQLLLGAYQSLSRQISLGNVELFNRHEMVDVVKIDGKARGIIARNLLTGKLERHAAHAVVLGTGGYGNVFYLSTNAMNSNGSAAWRAVKKGAYMANPCFTQIHPTCIPVSGEYQSKLTLMSESLRNDGRVWVPKNLKDAAAIREGKMRGVDIPEADRDYYLERRYPAFGNLVPRDVASRAAKTACDEGLGVSPTGLAVYLDFADAIVRYGKSRATTLNEYNASEERIKELGTAVVAEKYGNLFEMYEKITGENPYLVPMKIYPAVHYTMGGLWVDYNLQTNVPGLFAAGEANFSDHGANRLGASALMQGLADGYFVLPYTIGTFLANEIRTPKIDPDSPEFMAAEKEATDRIQRVMAIQGNQSVESFHRRLGKIMWEYCGMARNAEGLTKGRRMIRELRDEFYSDVFVPGSADEYNPELEKALRVADFMELGELMMLDALDREESCGGHFREEHQTEDGEALRRDDEFAYVSAWEWDDNDPILHKEELIFENVELKTRSYK, from the coding sequence ATGGCTTTACAATCTAACGTACCCCCCGGCGAATTAGGCAGTAAGTGGACGAAGTACCGCTCCTCCATGCCCCTCGTGGCCCCGAATAACAAACGCCGTATCGAAGTGATCGTGGTGGGTACCGGCCTGGCCGGTGGTGCCGCTGCTGCTACCCTCGGTGAGCTTGGCTACAAGGTGAAGGTTTTCACCTTCCACGATAGCCCCCGCCGCGCGCACTCCATCGCCGCACAGGGTGGTATCAACGCCGCTAAGAACTACCAGAATGATGGAGACTCCGTCTACCGTCTCTTCTACGATACCATTAAGGGTGGTGACTACCGCAGCCGCGAATCCAACGTGCACCGTTTAGCGGAGGTAAGCGTCAACATTATTGACCAGGCCGTAGCTCAGGGGGTTCCCTTCGCCCGTGAGTACGGTGGTCTTCTCGCCAACCGCTCCTTCGGTGGCGTGCAGGTAAGTCGTACGTTCTACGCTCGGGGACAGACGGGGCAGCAATTACTACTTGGCGCCTACCAATCTCTCAGCCGGCAGATCAGCCTCGGCAACGTCGAGTTGTTCAACCGCCACGAAATGGTTGACGTCGTCAAGATTGATGGTAAGGCCCGCGGCATCATTGCCCGAAATCTCCTCACGGGCAAGTTGGAGCGCCATGCCGCCCACGCCGTTGTGCTGGGTACCGGTGGCTACGGTAACGTGTTCTACCTTTCCACGAACGCGATGAACTCCAACGGTTCCGCTGCCTGGCGCGCCGTCAAAAAGGGTGCCTACATGGCCAACCCTTGCTTCACGCAGATCCACCCGACCTGTATTCCCGTATCCGGCGAGTACCAGTCCAAGCTCACGCTGATGTCCGAATCCCTGCGGAATGACGGCCGGGTTTGGGTACCAAAAAACCTGAAGGACGCCGCCGCCATCCGCGAAGGCAAAATGCGCGGTGTAGACATTCCCGAAGCTGATCGTGACTACTACCTGGAGCGTCGCTACCCTGCCTTCGGTAACCTCGTCCCCCGCGACGTAGCCAGCCGTGCCGCGAAAACGGCCTGCGACGAAGGACTCGGCGTAAGCCCCACCGGCCTCGCAGTTTACCTCGACTTTGCGGACGCCATCGTCCGTTACGGCAAAAGCCGTGCCACGACCCTCAACGAATACAATGCCTCTGAGGAGCGTATCAAGGAATTGGGTACGGCCGTCGTCGCTGAGAAATACGGTAACCTTTTCGAGATGTACGAGAAGATCACTGGTGAGAACCCCTACCTCGTACCAATGAAGATCTACCCCGCCGTCCACTACACTATGGGTGGTTTGTGGGTAGACTACAACCTGCAAACAAACGTCCCCGGTCTCTTTGCCGCCGGTGAAGCTAACTTCTCCGACCACGGTGCCAACCGACTGGGTGCCTCTGCTTTGATGCAGGGTCTGGCGGACGGCTACTTCGTCCTCCCCTACACCATCGGTACCTTCCTCGCCAACGAGATCCGGACGCCGAAGATCGATCCGGACAGCCCGGAATTCATGGCCGCTGAGAAGGAAGCCACTGATCGTATCCAGCGGGTGATGGCCATCCAGGGTAACCAATCCGTGGAGAGCTTCCACCGCCGTTTGGGTAAGATTATGTGGGAGTACTGCGGCATGGCCCGCAACGCCGAAGGCCTCACCAAAGGCCGCCGCATGATCCGCGAACTGCGGGATGAGTTCTACAGCGATGTGTTCGTCCCCGGCAGTGCCGACGAGTACAACCCCGAGCTCGAAAAAGCACTCCGCGTGGCGGACTTCATGGAGCTCGGCGAACTGATGATGCTCGACGCCCTCGACCGGGAAGAAAGCTGCGGTGGCCACTTCCGCGAAGAGCACCAGACCGAAGACGGAGAAGCCCTCCGCCGCGACGATGAATTCGCCTACGTTTCCGCCTGGGAATGGGATGACAACGACCCGATCCTGCACAAGGAAGAACTCATCTTCGAGAACGTTGAATTGAAAACCAGATCTTATAAATAG
- a CDS encoding succinate dehydrogenase/fumarate reductase iron-sulfur subunit: protein MSADNMTLTLKIWRQKNMNAKGKFETHTINGVSTHMSFLEMLDVLNEQIIHDKGEPVAFEHDCREGICGTCSLVINGYPHGPQQYTTTCQLHMRHFNDGDTITIEPWRSKAFPIVKDLVVNRDSFDRIIQAGGFISVNTGQAQDANDIPVEKDQSNHAMDAATCIGCGACVAACPNASAMLFTGAKVSHLAQLPQGQVEASQRALRMVEQHDAEGFGQCSNITACEAECPKGISVEHIARLNREYIAASVASTK, encoded by the coding sequence ATGAGCGCTGATAACATGACCCTGACCCTCAAGATCTGGCGGCAGAAAAACATGAACGCCAAGGGCAAATTCGAGACCCACACCATTAATGGCGTATCCACGCACATGTCCTTCCTGGAAATGCTGGACGTCCTCAACGAGCAGATCATCCACGATAAGGGGGAGCCCGTTGCATTTGAGCACGACTGCCGTGAAGGAATTTGTGGTACCTGTAGCCTCGTCATCAACGGTTACCCGCACGGGCCACAGCAGTACACGACGACCTGCCAGCTGCACATGCGCCACTTCAATGATGGAGATACCATCACCATTGAGCCCTGGCGTTCCAAGGCCTTTCCCATCGTGAAGGACTTAGTAGTTAACCGTGATAGCTTTGACCGGATCATTCAGGCCGGCGGCTTCATCTCCGTCAACACCGGCCAGGCGCAGGATGCTAATGACATTCCCGTCGAGAAGGATCAATCCAACCACGCAATGGATGCTGCCACCTGTATCGGTTGTGGCGCTTGTGTTGCTGCTTGTCCGAACGCCTCAGCGATGCTGTTCACCGGCGCGAAAGTATCTCACCTCGCCCAGCTGCCGCAGGGTCAGGTCGAAGCTTCCCAGCGGGCTCTCCGCATGGTGGAGCAGCACGACGCGGAAGGATTTGGCCAGTGCTCCAACATCACGGCCTGTGAAGCAGAGTGCCCCAAAGGCATCAGCGTTGAGCACATCGCTCGCCTTAACCGGGAATACATTGCTGCTTCCGTTGCATCCACGAAGTAG
- a CDS encoding CoA-binding protein, which translates to MKTLILGATPNPSRYANIAAHRLVGAGHEIVNVGIKQGAVAGAEILNGLPEIGDVDTVTLYVGPKNQSGYYDWLVGMAPRRIIFNPGTENPELSKLAQEAGIETEVACTLVLLASGQY; encoded by the coding sequence ATGAAAACGCTAATCCTCGGTGCTACCCCGAATCCCTCTCGCTACGCAAATATTGCGGCCCACCGTCTGGTTGGCGCCGGCCACGAAATCGTCAACGTCGGCATTAAGCAGGGCGCTGTCGCAGGTGCCGAAATCTTGAACGGACTACCAGAAATTGGTGACGTCGATACTGTGACGCTATACGTCGGGCCAAAGAACCAATCCGGATACTATGATTGGTTGGTGGGGATGGCACCGCGGCGCATCATCTTCAACCCGGGGACGGAAAACCCCGAGCTTTCAAAGCTGGCGCAAGAGGCGGGGATTGAAACCGAGGTGGCCTGCACGCTGGTGCTGCTCGCAAGTGGACAGTACTGA
- a CDS encoding GH3 auxin-responsive promoter family protein has translation MKGTLLRPYALFVRSQLRKMASRAVMSQDFIRQDLVTTARETAFGRDHDFAAIDTYEDFKRRVPIVDYEAFKPYADRIRDGEANVSWVGQPKYFAKTSGTTSGVKYIPLTRESIPNHFGTARNALFNYIAETKKSKWLDGKMIFLSGSPEMSETNGIPTGRLSGIVNHQVPAWLRTNQLPSYETNCIEDWETKLDRIVDETIDADMRLISGIPPWVQMYYERLLQRSGKDTILELFPNLSMFVYGGVNFEPYRKSLEALVGGRIPSVETYPASEGFIAFQDSQDSEGLLLNADSGIFFEFVPADEIFNESPTRLHLGQIEVGVNYAIILNTNAGLWGYNIGDTVEFISKDPFRLRVTGRIKHFISAFGEHVIGKEVETAMRGVADKHRVQITEFTVAPQINPAGGGTPYHEWFIEYATPPNDAVAFARDLDAAMVQQNIYYQDLISGGVLKPLVITPVAPGGFREYMRSQGKLGGQNKVPRLSNDRKIADALTVLS, from the coding sequence ATGAAAGGCACCCTTTTGCGCCCCTACGCCTTGTTCGTCCGCAGCCAGTTGCGAAAAATGGCTAGCCGGGCGGTGATGTCCCAGGACTTCATCCGCCAGGATCTCGTTACCACCGCGCGGGAAACGGCCTTTGGTCGGGACCACGATTTTGCCGCCATCGACACCTACGAGGATTTCAAGCGACGGGTACCCATCGTCGACTACGAAGCCTTTAAGCCCTACGCCGATCGAATTCGTGACGGAGAGGCCAACGTTTCCTGGGTCGGGCAACCGAAGTACTTCGCCAAAACCTCGGGCACGACGAGTGGGGTAAAGTACATCCCGCTCACGCGCGAAAGCATTCCCAACCACTTCGGCACGGCGCGCAATGCGCTCTTCAACTACATTGCGGAAACGAAAAAGAGCAAGTGGCTGGATGGGAAAATGATCTTCCTCTCCGGTTCGCCCGAGATGTCCGAAACGAATGGCATCCCCACGGGGCGCCTCAGCGGTATCGTCAACCACCAGGTTCCGGCCTGGCTGCGCACGAACCAGCTGCCCTCCTACGAAACCAATTGCATCGAGGATTGGGAAACCAAGCTTGACCGCATTGTCGATGAAACGATCGATGCCGATATGCGACTCATTTCGGGCATCCCACCTTGGGTGCAGATGTACTACGAGCGGCTGTTGCAACGGAGTGGAAAGGATACCATTCTGGAGCTATTCCCGAACCTCTCCATGTTCGTGTACGGCGGCGTCAACTTCGAGCCCTACCGCAAAAGCTTGGAGGCGCTGGTCGGTGGCCGCATCCCCAGCGTCGAGACCTATCCCGCAAGCGAGGGCTTCATTGCCTTTCAGGATAGTCAGGATTCCGAAGGCTTACTACTCAATGCAGATAGCGGCATCTTTTTCGAGTTTGTTCCGGCGGACGAGATCTTCAACGAGAGCCCAACCCGTCTCCATTTGGGGCAAATTGAGGTTGGGGTCAATTACGCCATCATTCTCAACACCAATGCCGGGCTGTGGGGCTACAACATTGGGGATACGGTGGAATTCATCAGCAAGGATCCTTTCCGGCTGCGCGTCACCGGCCGCATCAAGCACTTTATATCGGCTTTCGGGGAGCACGTGATTGGCAAGGAGGTAGAAACGGCGATGCGCGGGGTGGCGGACAAACACCGGGTCCAGATTACTGAATTCACTGTGGCACCCCAGATAAATCCAGCTGGGGGAGGGACGCCCTACCACGAGTGGTTCATTGAATACGCAACTCCTCCCAACGATGCAGTCGCCTTCGCCAGGGATCTCGACGCAGCCATGGTGCAGCAAAATATCTACTACCAGGATTTAATCTCCGGCGGGGTACTCAAACCCTTAGTCATTACTCCCGTAGCTCCCGGAGGCTTCCGGGAGTACATGCGCAGCCAGGGTAAACTAGGTGGCCAAAACAAAGTTCCCCGCCTTAGTAACGACCGGAAAATTGCGGATGCGCTGACGGTTCTTTCGTAA